In one window of Microbacterium natoriense DNA:
- a CDS encoding SPOR domain-containing protein — MSTGDEKYWYNLATGQVEFGMISPSVDRVGPFDTEAEAANAPALLRERARAWADEDAAEDAAKSQDAE, encoded by the coding sequence ATGTCGACTGGCGATGAGAAGTACTGGTACAACCTGGCCACCGGACAGGTCGAGTTCGGCATGATCTCGCCGTCGGTTGACCGCGTAGGGCCCTTCGACACCGAGGCGGAGGCGGCGAACGCGCCGGCGCTGCTGCGGGAACGCGCCCGCGCGTGGGCGGACGAGGATGCGGCCGAAGACGCCGCCAAGAGCCAGGACGCAGAGTAG
- the ppgK gene encoding polyphosphate--glucose phosphotransferase, which yields MAKAIGVDIGGTGIKAGIVDLEHGTMASDRVRVPTPEGASPQDVLTAVQTVLRTLDVHESTLPLGVAFPAIVKRGKTLSAANVSKEWLDFDAERFFRDGLGRNIVFVNDADAAGVAEARHGAARDVIGLTLLTTLGTGIGSALLYDGVLVPNSELGHLNFREFDSVEKWAATSAREREGLSWEAWAERLQAFYSHIEFLFSPDLFVVGGGVSKNAGDFLPLLELKTPIVPAIHRNNSGIIGAASLAGD from the coding sequence ATGGCAAAAGCGATCGGCGTCGACATCGGCGGCACGGGTATCAAGGCAGGAATCGTCGACCTCGAGCACGGGACCATGGCGTCCGACCGCGTTCGCGTCCCCACTCCTGAGGGCGCATCGCCCCAGGACGTGCTGACAGCCGTCCAGACGGTGCTTCGCACGCTCGACGTGCACGAGTCCACTCTTCCCCTCGGTGTCGCCTTCCCCGCGATCGTCAAGCGGGGCAAGACGCTCTCTGCGGCCAATGTCTCCAAGGAATGGCTCGACTTCGACGCCGAGCGCTTCTTCCGCGACGGCTTGGGCCGCAACATCGTCTTCGTCAACGATGCAGACGCCGCGGGCGTCGCCGAGGCGCGCCACGGAGCGGCCCGCGACGTCATCGGGCTCACCCTGCTCACCACGCTCGGCACCGGCATCGGATCCGCCCTTCTCTACGACGGCGTGCTCGTCCCCAACTCCGAACTCGGACATCTGAACTTCCGCGAGTTCGACTCGGTGGAGAAGTGGGCCGCGACCTCTGCCCGCGAGCGCGAGGGCCTCAGCTGGGAGGCATGGGCCGAGCGCCTCCAGGCCTTCTACTCGCACATCGAGTTCCTCTTCAGCCCGGATCTGTTCGTCGTCGGCGGCGGCGTGTCGAAGAACGCGGGCGACTTCCTTCCGCTGCTCGAACTGAAGACTCCGATCGTCCCCGCGATCCATCGCAACAACTCGGGGATCATCGGCGCGGCATCCCTCGCCGGCGACTGA
- a CDS encoding LysM peptidoglycan-binding domain-containing protein yields MSYRAVVGSALLAALVAVVLTGCTAPEPKPTETPAAVQPSPEPSVDPALAAESEPVDTGSIDGAEGEAVFYDDALVGYVVTYGDIISAIEQRFGVDRLASLNGVAPETIGPGDRLLLRRGAKVPDSSGCIERSGLGFLYGNGDDGHRVFWIGPELVDRGSRDTADGTVARDSAGRIMSYTVADGDGEIAIGDRFCLEPQSFMEYSGLEWVLQPGDVLVLAVDPADLFVAKQ; encoded by the coding sequence ATGTCGTATCGCGCAGTGGTCGGGTCGGCACTTCTCGCTGCCCTCGTCGCCGTCGTGCTCACCGGATGCACGGCCCCGGAGCCGAAGCCCACCGAGACGCCAGCGGCGGTTCAACCGTCGCCGGAACCGAGCGTCGACCCCGCGCTTGCTGCGGAGTCGGAGCCTGTCGACACCGGCTCCATCGACGGTGCTGAGGGAGAAGCCGTCTTCTACGACGACGCACTCGTCGGTTACGTGGTCACGTACGGCGACATCATCAGCGCGATCGAGCAGAGGTTCGGCGTCGACCGGCTGGCGTCTCTCAACGGCGTCGCCCCGGAGACGATCGGGCCGGGGGATCGTCTTCTTCTGCGAAGGGGCGCCAAGGTTCCCGACAGCAGCGGATGCATCGAGCGGTCGGGGCTGGGGTTCTTGTACGGCAACGGCGACGATGGGCATCGGGTGTTCTGGATCGGCCCCGAATTGGTGGATCGCGGATCCAGAGACACCGCCGACGGGACCGTCGCGAGGGACTCTGCCGGACGCATCATGTCGTACACGGTCGCAGACGGCGACGGTGAGATCGCGATCGGCGACCGATTCTGTCTGGAGCCGCAATCGTTCATGGAGTACAGCGGCCTGGAGTGGGTTCTCCAGCCCGGCGACGTGCTGGTGCTGGCAGTGGATCCCGCCGACCTGTTCGTAGCCAAGCAGTAG